One region of Eriocheir sinensis breed Jianghai 21 chromosome 36, ASM2467909v1, whole genome shotgun sequence genomic DNA includes:
- the LOC127007655 gene encoding tetratricopeptide repeat protein 37-like produces the protein MAEVKNALKEAKKAMKDNDFEAVSKYCKIALKHDRKNYNALLFFGRACQELGKFEDSKKALMMATQIEPDSPVAWQGLAVLCEKQPDLSTLDESIIIYTRLINIVKDDDEKVDNTFRKLAKMQLDKDDHLAAAATLRILVDRLTGEKKISEAWRSLAQTLSAVSNLPEEYTPKLQEALEHNLNDSVLGDNETNYQNYLRLLYRTGQRTKLVTAAQDMAKIFPTYLPLEWICRMYVEWIAYPKEGEEFVLNQEETNKYITKLLSINNVSPWGNLAQGMVYKQEGRLVEAKAHLRLGADKVKNNLLGWELLRSIQEESSDWPGLETSCRKSLAILSSDKSCTIPGGENPQTYETKLKLMQARALVYMGHKNHLKQAVNMLQEYYKTDLDCGLLLVRSKIKLLEFPLASECLKELEDIFGPRHQLKFLSASLLRAQGEKQQARQLLMELVKEEPEYAEGHLELGRSYFEAGEMKQAQISCMRAGKLDPKLAHAFMYLGHFFRHEDNMEKALKCYEKALSLSPSDDDVGAALSDLYRVLGKYEANIQLLHRVTREGGRASCGWAWLRLGLHHLAFHNHDPAIQAFQCALTINPEDGPGYECLGDTYLARGAHTAALKVFTYASHLNPAALYPRYQIAHLKQILGENMQAIEDFEAVLKWEPMRPVKVISLVGLAETLLSSARKHQEQFFLSNVKDACTQVITCLIRAASMKPEFSCIWKLMGDACMMLYPLPPSLAPFSLPGKLVHREVEDLEEVVEVTKLQALQIGTRCYGLALQTSPEDPMLWHDLGLSTYLQAKVQEKNNEEAVARDLLIRSVQAIKKGLTLDPSSAQMWTSLGIVASHKWVGNNALAQHSLIKACMCQPSTVSWTNLGAFYLKHGKTQLAHEAFSQAQSLDPSYVTCWVGQALVAESIGHSEMFDLFRHTTLLGIQLESCIGYAHHVTDLACDRVKQDQRRVQDTLKQALPTATDCTVFYTRAVEEDAVGLNMTGLTLEMMGLYQSATQAYEMAISILKQGQDESENLLDGVLANLGRALTAQGRAEEAMVHFSAIKQPDYFTQCGLALASLKAGKFEEAYNGYTAALHWLAPDDSQKSHILVALASLQYKFQNSEEAKKLLFQGSQLQGASLRGLLVLAALGLVLGDAVLTNAALAELIPHQHHKDHLHHIAFLRAAEATAKGNIKEARCILSRTIHQHPSSAPLWRALAQHLLTHLPSSREAQGVNIFATTTAASACASAAAKLTQASGLHKTIAQDTVTSVLATIELERAKKSKSKVGLRQAQRAILMCPGSPEAWAMFLAAQVASGQAQSQKICQVAHIWSQKASPGVSSWLKTLATNMEKVA, from the exons ATGGCGGAAGTCAAGAATGCACTAAAAGAGGCCAAAAAGGCCATGAAAGATAATGACTTTGAGGCCGTCAGCAAATACTGTAAG ATTGCTTTGAAGCATGATCGTAAAAACTACAATGCCTTGCTGTTCTTTGGCCGTGCATGTCAGGAACTAGGCAAGTTTGAAGACTCCAAGAAGGCTCTTATG ATGGCAACCCAAATAGAGCCAGACAGCCCTGTGGCCTGGCAGGGATTGGCTGTGCTCTGTGAGAAGCAGCCAGACCTCTCCACCCTGGATGAGTCCATCATCATCTACACCAGACTGATCAACAttgtgaagga TGACGATGAGAAGGTGGACAACACCTTTCGGAAATTGGCCAAGATGCAGTTGGACAAGGATGACCACTTAGCTGCAGCTGCTACCCTCAGGATCCTGGTGGACCGACTcacaggagagaaaaagatatcaGAGGCTTGGCGAAGTCTTGCACAAACTCTTTCTGCAGTCAGCAACTTGCCTGAGGAATACACTCCCAAG TTACAAGAGGCCTTAGAGCACAACCTGAATGACTCTGTCCTGGGTGATAATGAGACCAACTACCAGAACTACCTGAGGCTCCTCTACCGTACTGGCCAACGCACCAAGCTGGTGACCGCTGCCCAGGACATGGCCAAGATCTTCCCCACCTACTTGCCCCTAGAGTGGATCTGTCGCATGTATGTGGAGTGGATAGCATATcctaaggaaggagagg AGTTTGTGCTAAACCAGGAGGAAACCAATAAGTATATAACAAAGCTCCTGAGCATCAACAACGTTTCTCCCTGGGGCAACCTGGCGCAGGGGATGGTGTATAAACAAGAAGGGAGGCTAGTGGAGGCAAAGGCCCATCTAAGGCTGG GTGCCGACAAAGTAAAAAACAACCTCTTGGGGTGGGAGCTTCTACGCTCCATCCAGGAAGAGAGCAGTGACTGGCCGGGGCTTGAGACATCCTGCAGGAAATCGCTGGCCATCCTGTCCAGTGACAAGAGCTGCACAATACCTGGTGGAGAAAATCCCCAGACTTATGAGACCAAGCTAAAACTGATGCAGGCCCGGGCTCTGGTGTACATGGGCCACAAGAACCACCTCAAGCAGGCCGTGAACATGCTGCAAGAA TATTACAAAACTGATTTGGACTGTGGACTGCTGTTGGTCAGGTCAAAGATAAAGCTTCTTGAGTTTCCCTTGGCTAGTGAATGTCTGAAAGAATTGGAGGACATCTTTGGGCCAAGACACCAACTGAAGTTCCTCTCAGCCTCCTTGTTGCGGGCCCAAGGAGAGAAGCAGCAAGCCAGACAGCTTTTGATGGAGTTAGTCAAG GAAGAGCCAGAGTATGCTGAGGGTCACCTGGAGTTGGGACGAAGTTACTTTGAGGCTGGGGAGATGAAACAAGCTCAGATAAGCTGCATGAGGGCAGGGAAGCTGGACCCTAAACTGGCCCATGCATTTATGTATCTGGGCCACTTCTTCCGACATGAAGACAACATGGAGAAGGCTCTCAAATGCTATGAGAAAGCCTTATCTCTCAGCCCCAGTGACGATGATGTTGGTGCAGCTCTCTCAGACCTGTACAGGGTCTTGGGAAAATAT GAGGCAAACATCCAGCTCTTGCACCGTGTGACTAGGGAAGGCGGGCGAGCCTCCTGTGGGTGGGCGTGGCTGAGGCTGGGGCTACACCACCTGGCTTTCCATAACCATGACCCAGCCATTCAGGCCTTCCAGTGTGCCCTCACCATCAATCCAGAGGATGG TCCAGGGTACGAGTGCCTTGGAGACACCTACCTGGCCAGGGGAGCCCACACTGCTGCCCTCAAGGTCTTTACTTATGCCTCGCATCTTAATCCTGCTGCACTCTATCCTCGCTATCAGATTGCACACCTCAAACAG ATACTGGGAGAGAATATGCAGGCAATAGAGGACTTTGAGGCCGTGCTGAAGTGGGAGCCCATGAGACCTGTGAAGGTGATTTCTCTGGTGGGACTGGCAGAGACTCTCCTGTCAAGTGCTAGGAAGCACCAGGAACAGTTCTTCCTGTCAAATGTGAAGGATGCCTGCACCCAAGTCATTACCTGCCTCATAAG GGCTGCCAGCATGAAGCCAGAGTTTTCCTGCATCTGGAAGCTCATGGGAGATGCATGCATGATGCTGTACCCCTTGCCACCTTCCCTTGCCCCCTTCAGCCTGCCAGGCAAGCTGGTTCATAGGGAAGTAGAGGACCTTGAAGAGGTTGTGGAGGTGACCAAGTTGCAAGCCCTTCAGATTGGGACCAG GTGCTACGGTCTAGCTCTGCAAACGAGTCCAGAGGATCCAATGCTGTGGCATGACCTGGGTCTGAGCACATATTTGCAGGCGAAAGTccaggaaaaaaacaatgaagaagcTGTGGCAAGGGACCTGCTGATTCGTTCTGTCCAAGCCATTAAGAAGGGCCTTACCCTGGACCCCTCCAGTGCCCAAATGTGGACCTCTCTTGGCATTGTGGCCTCGCACAAAT GGGTTGGCAACAATGCACTGGCTCAGCACTCCCTCATTAAGGCATGCATGTGCCAGCCATCTACTGTTTCCTGGACCAACCTTGGAGCCTTCTACTTGAAACATGGCAAGACTCAGCTGGCTCATGAGGCCTTCTCTCAGGCACAGTCCTTGGACCCCTCGTATGTCACTTGCTGGGTCGGCCAG GCACTGGTGGCTGAAAGTATTGGTCATTCTGAAATGTTTGACTTGTTCCGTCACACCACTCTACTGGGGATCCAACTGGAAAGCTGCATAGGATACGCTCACCATGTGACCGACTTAGCCTGTGACCGTGTAAAGCAAGACCAGCGGAGGGTTCAGGATACCCTGAAGCAGGCATTACCCACAGCCACAGACTGCACCGTATTCTACACCCG GGCAGTGGAAGAGGATGCTGTTGGCCTCAACATGACAGGCCTGACTTTGGAGATGATGGGACTTTACCAATCAGCAACCCAAGCTTATGAAATGGCAATCAGTATTTTGAAGCAAGGCCAG GATGAATCTGAGAACTTGCTGGATGGTGTTCTTGCCAATCTTGGCCGCGCCCTCACCGCTCAGGGGCGTGCTGAGGAGGCCATGGTGCACTTCTCAGCAATCAAACAACCAGACTACTTCACCCAGTGTGGTTTAGCTCTGGCCAGTTTAAAAG CTGGAAAGTTTGAGGAAGCCTACAACGGGTACACAGCTGCCCTCCACTGGCTGGCTCCTGATGACTCCCAGAAATCTCACATTCTTGTTGCTTTGGCATCACTACAGTATAAATTCCAGAACTCTGAGGAAGCCAAGAAACTACTTTTCCAAGG GTCTCAGTTGCAGGGGGCATCACTGCGTGGCCTGTTGGTGCTGGCTGCTTTAGGCCTGGTGCTGGGCGATGCGGTGTTGACCAATGCTGCGTTGGCTGAGCTCATCCCACATCAGCACCACAAGGACCACCTTCATCACATAGCATTCCTCAGAGCTGCTGAGGCCACAGCCAAA GGCAACATAAAAGAGGCTCGGTGTATCTTGAGCAGAACCATTCACCAGCACCCGTCCAGCGCCCCTCTGTGGCGGGCACTGGCCCAGCACCTCCTCACACACCTGCCCAGCTCCAGAGAGGCTCAGGGTGTCAACATCTTTGCTACCaccactgctgcttctgcttgtGCCTCAGCTGCTGCTAAGCTTACTCAGGCATCTGGGCTGCACAAAACCATTGCTCAG GATACAGTAACAAGCGTGCTGGCCACCATTGAGTTAGAGAGGGCAAAGAAGAGCAAGAGTAAGGTTGGTCTACGGCAGGCCCAGCGTGCTATCCTCATGTGCCCGGGTTCCCCAGAGGCATGGGCCATGTTTCTTGCTGCCCAAGTTGCATCAGGACAGGCACAG AGCCAGAAGATTTGTCAGGTAGCTCATATCTGGTCCCAGAAGGCATCTCCAGGTGTGTCTTCTTGGCTCAAGACTTTAGCAACAAATATGGAAAAGGTTGCATAA
- the LOC127007656 gene encoding U4/U6 small nuclear ribonucleoprotein Prp31-like, producing MSLADELLNDFEDGEEEELLATELQARENGTKDAFNDDFKMPLAKPALRSVRQVAKLWDSQKLRDIKDLIDKYASKLRKAEELQGPVEGDPEYKLIVEANNINVDIEDEIGTIHKFVKEKYAKRFPELESLVVNSLEYLNAVRELGNDVDKVKNSEALAMILTQATIMVVSVTASTTQGTLLTEEELDAIEEACKMAQDLNATKIRILEYVESRMSFIAPNLSCIVGASTAAKLMGVAGGLTNLSKMPASNVLLIGKQKKTMIGMAQTSMLPHTGYIYNCEIVQEAPPDLRAKAARIVACKATLAARVDSMHGSPNGTQGLRFREEVEKKLDKLQEPPPVKAIKPLPQPIDAPGKKRGGRRVLKMKERMAVTDLRKAQNRMNFGEIEEDAYQDDLGYTRGNLGKGGAGRIRKITVDEKTRVRLSKTLQKEVQRQTSLGGQTTVRRQVAGTASSVAFTPLQGLEIVNPQAAENSNNANGNKYFSNVLGFKNVTK from the exons gCACCAAAGATGCATTCAACGATGACTTCAAGATGCCCCTGGCCAAACCGGCACTGCGTTCCGTGCGTCAGGTGGCCAAGCTATGGGACTCTCAGAAGCTGAGGGACATCAAGGACCTCATAGACAAGTATGCCTCCAAGTTAAGAAAGGCAGAGGAACTTCAGGGACCTGTTGAAGGAGACCCTGAGTATAAACTTATTGTTGAAGCAAACAATATTAATGTAGACATTGAAGATGAAATTGGCACCATACACAAATTTGTCAAAGAAAAGTACGCCAAAAGGTTCCCCGAGTTGGAGTCCCTGGTCGTTAACTCACTAGAGTACCTGAATGCAGTCCGTGAACTAGGGAATGATGTGGACAAGGTGAAGAACAGTGAGGCTCTGGCAATGATCCTGACACAGGCAACAATCATGGTGGTGAGTGTGACAGCATCCACCACTCAAGGGACACTGCTGACTGAGGAAGAGCTTGATGCCATTGAGGAGGCGTGTAAAATGGCTCAGGACCTCAATGCTACCAAGATAAGGATTCTTGAATATGTGGAGAGTAGAATGAGCTTCATTGCACCCAATCTCTCTTGCATAGTGGGAGCATCAACTGCTGCTAAACTGATGGGTGTTGCTGGAGGCCTTACTAATCTTTCTAAAATGCCAGCAAGTAATGTTTTACTAATTGGCaaacaaaagaagacaatgatTGGAATGGCTCAGACATCTATGCTGCCTCACACTGGCTACATATACAATTGTGAGATTGTGCAAGAGGCTCCCCCTGACCTGCGTGCCAAGGCTGCGCGCATAGTGGCCTGCAAAGCCACTCTGGCGGCCAGAGTGGACAGCATGCATGGGAGTCCCAATGGTACCCAGGGGCTGCGCTtcagagaggaagtggagaaaaaattGGACAAGCTTCAGGAACCACCCCCTGTGAAGGCCATTAAACCTCTCCCTCAGCCCATTGATGCTCCTGGAAAGAAACGAGGCGGTCGTAGAGTCCTCAAGATGAAGGAACGCATGGCTGTTACAGATCTCCGCAAAGCACAAAACAG GATGAACTTTGGTGAAATTGAGGAAGATGCCTATCAAGATGACCTGGGGTACACAAGGGGCAATCTAGGAAAGGGTGGTGCTGGCCGCATCCGCAAGATTACTGTTGATGAGAAAACGAGGGTGCGCCTGTCCAAAACACTTCAGAAAGAGGTTCAGAGACAGACATCACTTGGCGGGCAAACCACCGTGCGGCGGCAGGTAGCGGGTACGGCCTCCAGCGTGGCCTTCACCCCACTTCAGGGCCTGGAGATTGTCAACCCTCAGGCGGCTGAGAATAGCAACAATGCAAATGGCAACAAGTATTTCTCTAATGTTCTAGGTTTCAAAAATGTCACCAAATAA